From Lolium perenne isolate Kyuss_39 chromosome 5, Kyuss_2.0, whole genome shotgun sequence, a single genomic window includes:
- the LOC127302148 gene encoding uncharacterized protein, producing the protein MGSCVSRSPASGSGRAVATAKVVGLDCSMTQYAAPVTARDVLVDDKHRKGASVFLCSSDELRFDAPPRALADEEALQPGWLYFVLPVSMLRLALSGQEMAALAVRASSALAVVSGVASPPRRKIVPGANGKTRKTARVAPLIVAPNNDEDADLADSGSSPHAYGKYGAAQKTVRGGADETAGKTRKRAGYRSRGARHLHRATDVQRLSAILEDGDF; encoded by the coding sequence ATGGGCTCCTGCGTCTCGCGCTCGCCGGCGTCGGGGTCTGGGCGGGCGGTGGCCACTGCGAAGGTGGTCGGCCTGGACTGCTCCATGACGCAGTACGCGGCGCCCGTCACGGCGCGCGACGTACTGGTGGATGACAAGCATCGCAAAGGCGCGTCGGTCTTCCTGTGCAGCTCCGACGAGCTCCGCTTCGACGCGCCCCCGCGCGCGCTGGCGGACGAGGAGGCGCTGCAGCCCGGCTGGCTCTATTTCGTGCTCCCCGTCTCCATGCTCCGCCTGGCGCTCTCCGGACAAGAGATGGCCGCCCTCGCCGTCAGGGCCAGCTCCGCGCTCGCCGTCGTCAGTGGCGTCGCGTCCCCTCCGCGCCGCAAGATCGTGCCAGGAGCCAACGGCAAGACACGAAAGACGGCGCGGGTGGCGCCGCTCATTGTTGCCCCGAACAACGACGAGGACGCCGACCTAGCAGACAGTGGATCGAGTCCGCACGCATACGGCAAATACGGTGCAGCGCAAAAGACGGTGCGCGGCGGCGCCGATGAAACAGCGGGGAAGACGAGGAAGAGAGCAGGCTACAGAAGCCGCGGCGCTCGTCATCTTCATCGCGCGACAGACGTGCAGAGGTTAAGCGCCATTCTAGAAGACGGTGACTTTTGA
- the LOC127302147 gene encoding uncharacterized protein, translated as MGLCVSRSQASAAGSSGRRAATAKVVGLDGSMTQYAAPVTAREALGNAERNGNESLFLCSSDELRLDAPPRALPDEENLQPGWLYFVLPLSMLPLALSGQEMAALALRASSALAIVSGVASPPRRKNAAGTKRKQRKMARVAPLVSPGEQAELADREWSEHAYSKYGGAGKTVRGGGAQPAGKTRKRSGYKSRSARHRRRAADDVPRLSAILEEDDF; from the coding sequence ATGGGCTTGTGCGTCTCGCGCTCCCAGGCGTCGGCAGCGGGCTCATCTGGGCGAAGAGCGGCCACGGCGAAGGTGGTCGGCCTGGACGGCTCCATGACGCAGTACGCGGCGCCAGTCACGGCGCGCGAGGCCCTGGGGAACGCTGAGCGCAACGGAAACGAGTCGCTCTTCCTGTGCAGCTCCGACGAGCTCCGCTTGGACGCGCCCCCGCGCGCGCTGCCGGACGAGGAGAACCTGCAGCCAGGATGGCTCTACTTCGTGCTCCCTCTGTCCATGCTCCCCCTGGCGCTCTCTGGGCAGGAGATGGCGGCCCTCGCCCTCAGGGCCAGCTCCGCGCTCGCAATCGTCAGCGGCGTCGCGTCCCCTCCGAGGCGCAAGAACGCGGCTGGCACCAAGCGCAAGCAACGAAAAATGGCTCGAGTGGCGCCACTCGTCTCCCCCGGCGAGCAGGCCGAACTAGCAGACCGTGAATGGAGTGAGCACGCGTACAGCAAATATGGTGGCGCTGGCAAGACAGTGCGCGGCGGCGGTGCTCAGCCAGCTGGGAAGACGAGAAAGAGATCGGGCTACAAAAGCCGCAGCGCTCGCCATCGTCGTCGTGCGGCAGACGACGTGCCGAGGTTAAGCGCCATTCTAGAAGAAGATGACTTTTGA
- the LOC127302146 gene encoding uncharacterized protein: protein MGSCVSRSPASAPSAGSSVRRVPTVKVVDMDGSMAQYAAPITAREALGDDERRRGAPVFLCSSDELRLDAPPRALADEEALQPGWLYLVLPMSMLRLALTGNDMAALAVRASSALAVVSGAASPPRSKSMAGTKVKQRKTARVAPVVASDEHAELADGEWSQHAYGKHGAARKTVRGGGDETAGKRRKRAGYRSSGARHRHGAADVPRLSAILEDDDF, encoded by the coding sequence ATGGGTTCGTGCGTCTCGCGCTCGCCGGCGTCGGCGCCGTCCGCAGGATCATCAGTGCGGAGAGTGCCCACCGTGAAGGTTGTGGACATGGACGGCTCCATGGCGCAGTACGCGGCGCCCATCACGGCGCGGGAGGCCCTGGGCGACGACGAGCGCCGCCGTGGCGCGCCGGTCTTCCTATGCAGCTCCGACGAGCTCCGCCTCGACGCGCCCCCGCGCGCGCTAGCGGACGAGGAGGCGCTGCAGCCTGGGTGGCTCTACCTCGTGCTCCCCATGTCCATGCTTCGCCTCGCGCTCACCGGGAACGACATGGCCGCCCTCGCCGTCAGGGCCAGCTCCGCGCTCGCCGTCGTCAGCGGTGCCGCGTCCCCTCCGAGGAGCAAGAGCATGGCTGGCACCAAGGTCAAGCAACGGAAAACGGCTCGAGTGGCACCCGTCGTCGCCTCCGACGAGCACGCCGAACTAGCAGATGGTGAATGGAGCCAGCACGCCTATGGCAAACATGGAGCCGCGCGCAAGACGgtgcgcggcggcggcgatgagacggcagggaaaaggaggaagagagCGGGTTACAGAAGTAGCGGCGCTCGTCATCGTCATGGTGCGGCAGACGTGCCGAGGTTAAGTGCCATTCTAGAAGATGACGACTTTTGA